In a single window of the Xylanimonas protaetiae genome:
- a CDS encoding ABC transporter ATP-binding protein, with protein sequence MSPDAKSPILEVRDLGVEFFVDGEWFPAAVDVSYDVRPGEVLAIVGESGSGKTQTSMSLIGLLPPNGRASGSAKLAGRELLGLGHKQLSKVRGKDVAVIFQEPMTALNPVYTIGFQIVETLRVHFDISPKAARARAVELLRMVDLPNPEKSVDKYPHQLSGGQRQRAMIAQALACEPKLLIADEPTTALDVTVQAEILKLMRDLRHRVDAGIILITHDMGVVADLSDRVMVMKSGRVVEEGTAEELFNRPQHPYTQQLLDAVPHLGSMSTPAEATERTETVVPPSEDLALEATGLVIEYPARGRVPAFRAINGVDLHIGKGEVVGLVGESGSGKTTVGRAAVGLLPVAEGSLKVNGVELAGIKPKALRGVRQDVSIVFQDPGSSLNPRLPIGESIGEPLKLHKIAEGADLDRRVEALLDQVNLPRSMRNRYPHELSGGQRQRVGIARALALSPKLLIADEPTSALDVSVQARVLDLFQELQREYGFACLFISHDLAVVEILSSRIAVMSRGDLVEVGPREEILHHPREDYTRRLLSAVPVPNPAEQKVRREERDRLLAAAGL encoded by the coding sequence GTGTCCCCTGACGCAAAGTCCCCGATCCTCGAGGTCCGCGACCTCGGCGTCGAGTTCTTCGTCGACGGCGAGTGGTTCCCCGCCGCCGTGGACGTGTCCTACGACGTCCGCCCCGGCGAGGTCCTCGCCATCGTCGGCGAGTCCGGCTCGGGCAAGACGCAGACGTCGATGTCGCTCATCGGCCTGCTGCCGCCGAACGGCCGCGCCTCGGGCTCCGCGAAGCTCGCGGGCCGTGAGCTGCTGGGCCTCGGCCACAAGCAGCTCTCGAAGGTGCGCGGCAAGGACGTCGCCGTGATCTTCCAGGAGCCGATGACGGCGCTCAACCCCGTCTACACGATCGGCTTCCAGATCGTGGAGACGCTGCGCGTCCACTTCGACATCAGCCCCAAGGCCGCGCGCGCCCGCGCCGTCGAGCTGCTGCGCATGGTCGACCTGCCGAACCCGGAGAAGTCGGTCGACAAGTACCCGCACCAGCTCTCCGGCGGTCAGCGCCAGCGCGCCATGATCGCCCAGGCGCTCGCGTGCGAGCCCAAGCTGCTCATCGCGGACGAGCCGACGACGGCCCTCGACGTCACGGTCCAGGCCGAGATCCTCAAGCTGATGCGCGACCTGCGCCACCGCGTGGACGCCGGCATCATCCTCATCACGCACGACATGGGCGTGGTCGCGGACCTGTCGGACCGCGTCATGGTCATGAAGTCCGGCCGCGTGGTCGAGGAGGGCACCGCGGAGGAGCTCTTCAACCGCCCGCAGCACCCGTACACCCAGCAGCTCCTCGACGCGGTGCCCCACCTGGGCTCCATGTCGACGCCGGCCGAGGCGACCGAGCGCACCGAGACCGTCGTCCCGCCGTCGGAGGACCTCGCCCTCGAGGCCACCGGCCTGGTGATCGAGTACCCGGCCCGCGGCCGCGTGCCCGCGTTCCGGGCGATCAACGGCGTCGACCTGCACATCGGCAAGGGCGAGGTCGTGGGCCTGGTGGGCGAGTCCGGCTCGGGCAAGACGACGGTCGGCCGCGCCGCCGTCGGCCTGCTCCCCGTGGCCGAGGGCTCGCTCAAGGTCAACGGCGTCGAGCTCGCGGGCATCAAGCCCAAGGCCCTGCGCGGCGTGCGCCAGGACGTCTCGATCGTCTTCCAGGACCCGGGCTCCTCGCTGAACCCGCGCCTGCCCATCGGCGAGTCGATCGGCGAGCCGCTCAAGCTCCACAAGATCGCCGAGGGCGCCGACCTGGACCGGCGCGTCGAGGCCCTGCTCGACCAGGTGAACCTGCCGCGCTCCATGCGCAACCGCTACCCGCACGAGCTGTCCGGCGGTCAGCGTCAGCGCGTGGGCATCGCCCGCGCCCTGGCCCTGTCGCCCAAGCTGCTCATCGCCGACGAGCCGACGTCGGCGCTCGACGTGTCCGTCCAGGCCCGGGTGCTCGACCTCTTCCAGGAGCTGCAGCGCGAGTACGGCTTCGCGTGCCTGTTCATCTCGCACGACCTCGCCGTCGTCGAGATCCTCTCGTCGCGGATCGCCGTGATGAGCCGGGGCGACCTCGTCGAGGTGGGCCCGCGCGAGGAGATCCTGCACCACCCGCGCGAGGACTACACGCGCCGCCTGCTGTCCGCCGTGCCCGTGCCGAACCCGGCGGAGCAGAAGGTCCGCCGCGAGGAGCGCGACCGCCTGCTGGCGGCGGCCGGCCTCTGA
- the typA gene encoding translational GTPase TypA — protein sequence MAVRSDLRNVAIVAHVDHGKTTLVDAMLKQAGAFGAHQHVEDRVMDSGDLEREKGITILAKNTAVRYTGPSAATHGEPDGITINVIDTPGHADFGGEVERGLSMVDGVVLLVDASEGPLPQTRFVLRKALAAKLPVIVVVNKTDRPDARITEVVGETTDLLLGLASDLADEVPDLDLDAILDVPVVYAAAKVGASSLEQPADGSAPANDTLEPLFATILEKIPAPTYEEGVPLQAHVTNLDASPFLGRLALLRVFNGEIRKGQQVAWAKHDGTLSQVKITELLETKGLDRVPAESAGPGDIVAVAGIADIMIGETLTDLADPRPLPLITVDDPAISMTVGINTSPLAGKGGKGHKVTARQVKDRLDSELIGNVSLRVLPTERPDAWEVQGRGELALAILVEQMRREGFELTVGKPQVVTKTVDGKVLEPMERMTIDVPEEYLGAVTQLLAQRKGRMETMSNHGTGWVRMEFMVPARGLIGFRTRFLTETRGTGIAASISEGYEPWAGPIESRLTGSLVADRAGKVTPFAMINLQERGSFFVDPTQEVYEGMIVGENSRNEDMDVNITKEKKLTNMRSSTADNFENLVPPRKLTLEESLEFAQEDECVEVTPEFVRIRKVALDQVERARAAARVRAAAKG from the coding sequence ATGGCTGTGCGCTCCGACCTGCGCAACGTCGCGATCGTCGCCCACGTCGACCACGGCAAGACCACCCTCGTCGACGCGATGCTCAAGCAGGCCGGCGCCTTCGGCGCCCACCAGCACGTCGAGGACCGGGTCATGGACTCCGGCGACCTCGAGCGCGAGAAGGGCATCACGATCCTCGCCAAGAACACCGCGGTCCGGTACACCGGCCCGTCGGCGGCCACGCACGGGGAGCCCGACGGCATCACGATCAACGTCATCGACACGCCCGGCCACGCCGACTTCGGCGGCGAGGTCGAGCGCGGCCTGTCGATGGTCGACGGCGTCGTGCTGCTCGTCGACGCGTCCGAGGGCCCGCTGCCGCAGACGCGCTTCGTGCTCCGCAAGGCGCTCGCCGCGAAGCTGCCCGTCATCGTCGTCGTGAACAAGACGGACCGCCCGGACGCGCGCATCACGGAGGTCGTGGGGGAGACCACGGACCTCCTGCTCGGCCTCGCCTCGGACCTCGCGGACGAGGTGCCGGACCTCGACCTGGACGCGATCCTCGACGTGCCGGTCGTCTACGCGGCCGCCAAGGTGGGCGCGTCGTCCCTCGAGCAGCCGGCCGACGGCTCCGCGCCCGCGAACGACACCCTCGAGCCGCTGTTCGCGACCATCCTCGAGAAGATCCCCGCCCCGACGTACGAGGAGGGCGTGCCGCTCCAGGCGCACGTCACCAACCTCGACGCCTCGCCGTTCCTCGGCCGTCTCGCGCTGCTGCGCGTCTTCAACGGCGAGATCCGCAAGGGCCAGCAGGTCGCCTGGGCCAAGCACGACGGCACGCTCTCGCAGGTCAAGATCACCGAGCTGCTCGAGACCAAGGGCCTCGACCGTGTGCCGGCCGAGTCCGCGGGCCCCGGCGACATCGTCGCCGTCGCCGGCATCGCCGACATCATGATCGGCGAGACGCTCACCGACCTCGCGGACCCGCGGCCGCTGCCGCTCATCACGGTCGACGACCCGGCCATCTCGATGACCGTCGGCATCAACACCTCGCCGCTGGCCGGCAAGGGCGGCAAGGGCCACAAGGTCACCGCCCGCCAGGTCAAGGACCGCCTCGACTCCGAGCTCATCGGCAACGTGTCGCTGCGCGTCCTGCCCACCGAGCGCCCCGACGCGTGGGAGGTCCAGGGCCGCGGCGAGCTCGCGCTGGCGATCCTCGTCGAGCAGATGCGCCGCGAGGGCTTCGAGCTCACCGTCGGCAAGCCGCAGGTCGTCACCAAGACGGTCGACGGCAAGGTGCTCGAGCCCATGGAGCGCATGACCATCGACGTCCCCGAGGAGTACCTCGGCGCCGTCACGCAGCTCCTCGCGCAGCGCAAGGGCCGCATGGAGACCATGTCGAACCACGGCACCGGCTGGGTCCGCATGGAGTTCATGGTCCCGGCGCGCGGCCTCATCGGCTTCCGCACCCGGTTCCTCACCGAGACGCGCGGCACGGGCATCGCCGCCTCCATCTCGGAGGGCTACGAGCCGTGGGCCGGTCCCATCGAGTCGCGCCTGACGGGCTCGCTCGTCGCCGACCGTGCCGGCAAGGTGACGCCGTTCGCCATGATCAACCTGCAGGAGCGCGGCTCGTTCTTCGTCGACCCCACGCAGGAGGTCTACGAGGGCATGATCGTCGGCGAGAACTCCCGCAACGAGGACATGGACGTCAACATCACCAAGGAGAAGAAGCTCACCAACATGCGCTCCTCCACGGCGGACAACTTCGAGAACCTCGTGCCGCCGCGCAAGCTCACGCTCGAGGAGTCCCTGGAGTTCGCGCAGGAGGACGAGTGCGTCGAGGTGACGCCGGAGTTCGTCCGCATCCGCAAGGTGGCGCTGGACCAGGTCGAGCGTGCTCGCGCGGCCGCTCGGGTCCGGGCTGCCGCCAAGGGCTGA
- a CDS encoding PIG-L family deacetylase has translation MERLGRGVLAVHAHPDDETLSTGALLATAVAAGLPALVVTCTRGERGEVLALPGTASEGLAGLEGDGPALAAHREHELAAALVALGGVRHVFLDQVPPGGGRFEDSGMVWLAPGVAGPDPAVPAGFAVVPLDDAAGRLARVIREARPTVVATYEAGGGYGHPDHVRAHQVAARAVALAAAPGFDDASAPWQAELWLRVAAAGDLRRQRAALFADARARALAQAAGLTFPGPDEPLPAVARDDALLAQAAAAGQAHDVDVDPVLPAVVAAMRAHATQIQHAQTAPGEAEAFLGWYALSNGVLAPIGPRETYLVADPAPAQATSVGSAP, from the coding sequence ATGGAGCGTCTCGGTCGCGGGGTGCTCGCGGTCCACGCGCACCCCGACGACGAGACGCTGTCGACAGGAGCCCTGCTCGCCACCGCCGTGGCGGCAGGGCTCCCTGCGCTCGTGGTGACCTGCACGCGCGGCGAGCGCGGCGAGGTCCTCGCCCTGCCCGGCACCGCCTCCGAGGGGCTCGCGGGCCTCGAGGGCGACGGGCCGGCGCTCGCGGCGCACCGCGAGCACGAGCTTGCCGCCGCGCTCGTCGCGCTGGGCGGCGTCCGGCACGTCTTCCTCGACCAGGTGCCCCCGGGCGGCGGCCGGTTCGAGGACTCCGGCATGGTGTGGCTGGCCCCCGGCGTGGCGGGGCCCGACCCCGCGGTGCCCGCCGGGTTCGCCGTCGTGCCGCTCGACGACGCCGCGGGCCGCCTGGCCCGGGTGATCCGGGAGGCGCGGCCCACCGTCGTCGCGACCTACGAGGCCGGCGGCGGGTACGGGCACCCGGACCACGTGCGCGCGCACCAGGTGGCCGCGCGGGCCGTCGCGCTCGCGGCGGCCCCCGGCTTCGACGACGCGAGCGCGCCCTGGCAGGCCGAGCTGTGGCTGCGCGTCGCCGCCGCGGGGGACCTGCGCCGGCAGCGTGCCGCCCTCTTCGCGGACGCCCGCGCCCGGGCGCTCGCCCAGGCAGCCGGGCTGACGTTCCCCGGCCCCGACGAGCCGCTGCCCGCCGTCGCCCGCGACGACGCGCTGCTCGCCCAGGCGGCCGCGGCCGGCCAGGCCCACGACGTCGACGTCGATCCCGTGCTCCCCGCCGTCGTGGCCGCGATGCGGGCGCACGCCACGCAGATCCAGCACGCGCAGACCGCCCCCGGCGAGGCCGAGGCGTTCCTCGGCTGGTACGCGCTGTCGAACGGCGTGCTCGCGCCGATCGGGCCGCGCGAGACGTACCTGGTGGCGGACCCTGCTCCTGCCCAGGCGACCTCGGTAGGCTCGGCACCGTGA
- a CDS encoding VanW family protein: MGQPTERDNAPEPNTPGSADAPLTDEDVPYVPPVLAYERPAVGDRRAIPTVSNVTPTQALPTVVGHVSVPQPVPAAAQPAPAQASAQPAAQPAPAQQTAPFAPVPPATPFSAVSLGSLAAPGYDGPARESAGLGTGGGPLGGLVGDGQPSRAPRALLMIGGIAVVLAGLYTGAQWLFADKVPTGTQVAGVDLGGLTRAEAVDQLTQGLGPASREPIQITAGQAQTTLDPAAAGLALDAQGTVDQLTGFSMSPGRLWSHLFGGGHAARQLTVDQPKLDAAVAGLVDTLAVAPVDGTVAFTDGVPVATPATDGTTVSADAAAQALVSQWLTEPGPFDLPTAPVAPQITQEETDAALAQAQQIVAGPVQVTVGSQHPELPPEALAAATSFAPVDGSLQLTVDGAKLVTGIVDRTVDLLTDPDDAHFEFQDGRPVVVGGEPGTTLDPAAVATAVQAAALGADRNATVELVQRDPEQSKAALEALGVTEVVSSFSTPLTKEPIRTENLRRGAQLLTGTLVRPGETFSLIDTLSPIDASNGFKAAGVINNGVHTEGMGGGLSQMATTTYNAGFFAGFENVEHRPHSVHFDRYPAGREATIFVGSLDMRFKNNSPYGAVLQSWIEGNQLHVQVWSTKYFHVDTSASDRRNVVKTTTVHRSGASCAAYAGGEDGFTITNSRKVTDPNGKVVINEKFDWTYKPDNPVVCDTPTAPPADAGSGEQ, translated from the coding sequence ATGGGCCAGCCGACCGAGCGCGACAACGCGCCCGAGCCGAACACTCCTGGGTCGGCCGACGCGCCGCTCACCGACGAGGACGTCCCTTACGTCCCCCCGGTCCTGGCCTACGAGCGCCCGGCGGTCGGCGACCGCCGGGCCATCCCCACCGTCTCGAACGTGACGCCCACGCAGGCGCTCCCGACGGTGGTCGGGCACGTGTCGGTGCCGCAGCCCGTCCCCGCGGCGGCGCAGCCCGCGCCCGCGCAGGCCTCGGCACAGCCCGCCGCGCAGCCCGCGCCCGCGCAGCAGACGGCCCCGTTCGCTCCCGTGCCGCCCGCGACGCCCTTCTCCGCGGTGTCCCTCGGCTCCCTCGCGGCGCCGGGGTACGACGGCCCGGCCCGTGAGAGCGCCGGGCTCGGCACCGGCGGCGGCCCGCTCGGCGGGCTCGTCGGCGACGGCCAGCCCAGCCGCGCCCCGCGCGCGCTGCTCATGATCGGCGGCATCGCCGTCGTCCTCGCGGGCCTGTACACGGGCGCGCAGTGGCTCTTCGCGGACAAGGTGCCCACGGGCACGCAGGTCGCGGGCGTCGACCTGGGCGGCCTGACGCGGGCCGAGGCCGTCGACCAGCTGACGCAGGGCCTCGGCCCCGCCAGCCGCGAGCCCATCCAGATCACGGCCGGCCAGGCGCAGACCACGCTCGACCCGGCCGCCGCCGGCCTCGCGCTCGACGCGCAGGGCACGGTCGACCAGCTCACCGGGTTCTCGATGAGCCCCGGGCGCCTGTGGTCGCACCTGTTCGGGGGCGGCCACGCCGCCCGCCAGCTCACGGTCGACCAGCCGAAGCTCGACGCCGCCGTGGCCGGGCTCGTGGACACCCTCGCCGTCGCCCCCGTCGACGGCACCGTCGCGTTCACCGACGGCGTGCCCGTCGCCACCCCGGCCACCGACGGGACCACGGTCTCGGCGGACGCCGCGGCCCAGGCGCTCGTGTCCCAGTGGCTCACCGAGCCGGGCCCCTTCGACCTGCCCACTGCGCCGGTGGCGCCGCAGATCACCCAGGAGGAGACCGACGCCGCCCTCGCGCAGGCGCAGCAGATCGTCGCCGGGCCCGTGCAGGTCACGGTCGGCAGCCAGCACCCCGAGCTGCCGCCGGAGGCGCTCGCGGCCGCCACGTCGTTCGCGCCCGTCGACGGCAGCCTCCAGCTCACGGTCGACGGCGCCAAGCTCGTCACGGGCATCGTCGACCGCACGGTCGACCTGCTGACCGACCCGGACGACGCCCACTTCGAGTTCCAGGACGGCCGGCCCGTCGTCGTCGGCGGCGAGCCGGGCACCACGCTCGACCCGGCCGCGGTCGCCACCGCCGTGCAGGCCGCGGCGCTCGGCGCCGACCGCAACGCGACCGTCGAGCTCGTCCAGCGCGACCCCGAGCAGAGCAAGGCCGCGCTCGAGGCGCTCGGCGTCACCGAGGTCGTCTCGTCGTTCTCGACGCCGCTGACCAAGGAGCCCATCCGCACGGAGAACCTGCGCCGCGGCGCGCAGCTGCTCACGGGCACCCTGGTGCGCCCGGGCGAGACGTTCTCGCTCATCGACACCCTCAGCCCCATCGACGCGTCGAACGGCTTCAAGGCTGCGGGCGTCATCAACAACGGCGTGCACACCGAGGGCATGGGCGGCGGCCTGTCGCAGATGGCGACGACGACGTACAACGCAGGCTTCTTCGCCGGGTTCGAGAACGTCGAGCACCGCCCGCACAGCGTCCACTTCGACCGGTACCCGGCCGGCCGCGAGGCGACGATCTTCGTCGGGTCGCTGGACATGCGGTTCAAGAACAACTCGCCCTACGGTGCGGTGCTGCAGTCGTGGATCGAGGGCAACCAGCTGCACGTGCAGGTCTGGAGCACCAAGTACTTCCACGTCGACACCTCGGCGTCGGACCGCCGCAACGTCGTCAAGACGACGACGGTGCACCGCAGCGGGGCGTCCTGCGCCGCCTACGCGGGCGGCGAGGACGGCTTCACGATCACCAACTCCCGCAAGGTGACCGACCCGAACGGCAAGGTCGTGATCAACGAGAAGTTCGACTGGACGTACAAGCCGGACAACCCCGTCGTCTGCGACACGCCCACCGCGCCCCCGGCCGACGCCGGCTCCGGGGAGCAGTGA